The sequence CGCCGCCGTGCCAGTGAACACCATACGCGTGCCGCCACGGAGGACCTCGAACTCGAAGGACAAGGGCGCTCCGGTGCGCCAGACGAAGAGGATGTCCGATGGGCGGGAAATCTGCTGCGTGTTGATGCGCACGATGACGTCGTTCTTCTGGAAGGGCCAGAACGCCACCGGAGAAGACTCGGTCACGACCACCGCGCTGAGGTCACGCACCGTCTTGAGCTCGACCACCAGGCTCGCACCATTGGCCTGCATGGAGACGCGGTCCGTTGAGGCACGGGTGCTGGCGGAGTTCACCGTGGCCGCCCTTTCACGCGAGGAGTTCGCGGCATGACTCGGGCCTGCGCTGGCCACGAGCAAACCCAGAATCAGGATGGGACTGTTCACAGGCGACCTTCCTTGTGGAGGTGGACTGCGGGACGACGAGAGGAGCGGCTCCGGACCCGGGCCTGTCGCACGGCTCAGCGAGGCCCTGCCTTTTCAGACCATCGGCATGGACGACAGGCTTCATGGCTGCGACATGAAGCAGCGCACGAAGAGATAATCCAACCATGACTAGCGGTCAAATCACGACGGCCCATCTGTGAATGCAGCCATTTCGCACCGACACGACGAGGCGCGCAACGACAGGACTCTCGTTTGGATCCCCCCGTATTTCCTGGCAAGAACCAGTCCCATCACGGATGTCTGGATGCCGGGTTGTTACATTTCATGTCACAACTGGGACTTTCCCGACACCGGCGACGACCGCGTGCGTCGAGCCTTGCTCCAGGCAGGCTCGGACGCACGCCGCCATCCAGCGCCTCACGCAGTCACGGCGCGTCAGCGCGCGAGGCGCTCCTGGGCGGGGCATGCCACGTTGGTCGGCATGGCCCACAGCGCGTCACCCCAGGTGTTGGAGTAGGCGCGGAAGAACACGGTGCCGCCCACGCGGGTGAAGGCCTCGGGCGAGGAGCCGCCCAGGGGGCTGAGGTCCGCGACGAGACCTGTCCGCTCGGGCGTGCCGTCCGTCACCCAGGGCTCCAGGCCCGTGCCACCCTCGTTCGAGCTGAAGAGCAGCGTCCCGGCGCCGGTGTCGAAGAGCGGCGAGGCCCACTCATCGGACGTCGACAGGCCCCGGCTGAGCTCCCGCGTCCCGGCCGCCGTGCCATCCGTCACCCAGAGGCTCACCTCGCGAGGCGCGGGCCCAGGCGTGCCGATGCCCACGGACAGATAGAGCTTCCCGCCCGCGCGCACCGCCATCTGCGCGAAGGGCCACGCGCCGGGCTGACCCGCGTAGCGATTGGGCAACGTGGTCACCGTCTCCTTGCCACCGCCCGCGAGCGACACCCTCGACACCCTCAAGGCTGTCCCTCCCCCGACCACGGACGACAGATAGACGTGCCCACCCAGGGCCCCCAGCAGCCGGACATCGCCACCGAAGGACTCCAGGCGCACGGTGCCGCCCGGAGTCCCGTCCGTCTTCCAGACCTCGGTGATGGCCCCCGAGTCCCAGAAGGTGAAGACACCCACGCCCGTCTCGGTATGCGCCCAGCCGGAGAGAGAGATCCGCTCCGCGTCCAGACGCTTGACCCGCATGGTTCCCGCGGCCGTTCCATCCGTCCGCCACAGCCAGGTGCCCGCCCCCGTGCTGCTCATGGTGAACAAGCGCGCCCCCGCCACCTCCAGCGAGCGTGACGACACCTCCTGGTCCGGTCCGTAGGCCATGAGCTGGAACGTCCCCGCCTCCGTCCCATCGGAGCGCCACAGCGACACCCCGGCTCCCGCGGAGGGGTTCCGGAAGAAGGTCAGCACGTCCCCTGCCTGTCCCAGGTAGGACAGCGAGGAACTGGCGGTCCCCGGCTCGAGGTCCCTGACGAGCCGCGTGCCCGCTCCCGTCCCATCACTGACCCACAACTCCCTTCCAAATGGCGACGCATTCACCATGAAGAAGAGGCGGGCGCCCACCGGCGTGAACCCGCTCAGTCCCTGGTAGCCCGGTCCCGGCGCGATGAACGCCTTCACGGGCACGGTGCCCACGGAGGTCCCGTCACTGCGCCACAGGGTGGCGCGGTCTCCGTAGAGGTCCGACCCGAAGTAGAGCGTGCCCTGCACGTTCGTCAGTGAGTCGGGCACCGGCACGTTGGGGGACGGGAGCGGCGCGCCCGGAGGCAGGATGTCCTTCACCTTGTAGACGGTGCCCCCGGGAGCACAGGCATGTGCCTGGACCCGCGCGTCCCCAGTGGCGGCGCTCACGTCCTCCTCGACACCACCACAGCCCAGCATCCCCAGCCCCGCGAGAACACACCAGCTTCCAACGCGCATGTGCACCACTCCTCTCCGGCCCGAAACCGGGGGACGGTGGGAAGCAAGGTGGCGAACGCCCATTGCCCTGGAGGGCCGGCCGCTTCAGGAAATCCGACGTCCCGATGGGAAGTGCTGGTGCGGTTGTCCTCCGCGGCAACACTCGGCACGTGCTTTCAGCGAATGACGTGGTTGATGCATCATCCCTGGAGTCCACTCCTGGAAGGAGCCGAGCCATGAAAGCCTCCCGTCTCATCGCCTCGCTGACCGCGTGTCTCTCCTTGTCGCTCATCGCCTGCGGTGGCGGAGAGGCCGACCTGGACGTCCCCGAGGGTGAGGCCCCCATCAGCGTCGAGCAGGGCCTGGGCTACCCGCCGCACTGCCCCAATGGAGACCTCATCTACTGGCTCGAGAACGTGCAGGCCTGTACGGCGAAGTGCGGAAACACGCGTCAGAACGGCCAGCCCGCGACCCAGTACGCGGCGTGTCAGTCCAACATCACGGGCACGCGCACGCTCATCAACGTGCGTTACTGCATCCCCGGCTGCGAACTGCTTTGAGTCGACGTCCAGCCTGGGCAGCGCGTGCGCATTCCAACGGCACACGTCAGACCCACGCCATGGAATGTCCCCACTGATGGCGACTGGCTTCGAGAGAAGGCTTTGCCTTCTCCCGAAGCGGGCACGTCGGATGGAACGCAGGGGGCCTGAAACGTGGACGAGCCTGGACATCGCTTTGGAAGCGCCGTGGTCATGGGCGGCAGCATGGCGGGGCTGCTGAGCGCCCGCGCGCTCGCGGACCACTTCGAGAAAGTCATCATCCTGGAGCGGGACTCGCTCCCCGGCACGCACGCGGCGCGCAAGGGTGTTCCCCAGGGCACGCACGTCCACGTGATGCTGGACGCGGGTCACCGCCTCCTGGAGCGCTTCTTCCCCGGCCTCCTCCAGGACCTCCAGGACCAGGGGGCCGCGCTCATCGATTCGAGCCGGGACGTCGCGTGGCACCACTTCGGCGTCTGGAAGTCGCGCGTCCCCCAGGGCCTCCCCCTGCTGGTGTGTACGCGTCCCTTCCTGGAATGGCACGTGCTGCGCCGGGTGCTGGCGCTGCCCAACGTCGAGTTTCACGGCGGCGTCTCGGTCGAAGGGCTGCTCACGGACGCCTCCCACCAGCGCGTCACCGGCGTGCGGTTGAAGAAGGCCGGCGTGGAGGAACCGCTGGAGGCCGCGCTGGTGGTGGATGCCACGGGCCGGGGCTCGCGTGCGCCCCAGTGGCTGGAGGCCCTGGGCCATGCACGTCCCGAAGAGGAACAGGTGCGGGTGGACCTCGCGTACACCACCCGCCTCTACGAACCTCCCGCGCACCGCCAGGAGGACTGGAAGGTGCTCATGCAGTACCCGTGTCCGCCGGTGAACTGGCGCGCGGGCTTCATCTCCCGCGTGGAGCAGGACCGCTGGATTGTCACCCTCAATGGGTACTTCGGTGAGCACGCGCCCACGGACGACGAAGGCTTCCTCGCGTTCGCCCGCTCACTGCCCCAGCCAGACCTGTACGCCTGCCTGCGGGAGGCCCGGCCGTTGGGTCCGCTCACCCTGCACAAGGTGAAGGAGAGCCGCTGGCGGCACTATGAACGCCTCGCGCGCTTCCCGGAGAACTGGGTCATCGTCGGTGACGCCGTGTGTGCCTTCAACCCCGTCTTCGGCCAGGGCATGTCGGTGGCGGCCCAGGGCGCGGCGCTGCTCCACGCCTGCATCGAAGAGCAGGCCAGGCGCTTCCCCACGACGCTCGACGGACTCGCCCAGCGCTTCCGCAAACGCCTGTCCGACACCATCCGCCTGCCCTGGTTCATGGGCACGAACATCGACCTGCAGTACCCGCAGGCCGTCGGCCAGCGGAAGCCCGGCGTGGGGGTGCTGCACTGGTACATCCGGCGGATGATGGAGCGCAGCTCCCGGGACGCCGCCGTGCACCGGCAGTTCAACCGCCTCCTGCATCTCCAGGCAGGGCTGGGCGCCGTCCTCCAGCCTTCAGTGGCCCTGCCAGTGCTCGCGGACGGCGCCCGAGCGCTGTTCATGCCCCTGCATGCGCGGGCGAACACAGACATCCGCCCGGCCCTGCCCGCCTCATCTCCATGACGGACCGGCGCGCGAATGCACGCGGCGGCCGAGCCGCTCCGCCAACGCTCACCCTTCGCTGTCCGACTTGACGGGGGCAACTCCAGCCTCCTCTCCCCTCAGAAGAAACACCCAGGCTTTGACGGTGCGGACGTAAGCATCTATGATGCGCAACTGATTCGCAGAATCAAAATCACCCTATCCAGCGACCACCGTGAGTCCATCCAACAGGCGTTCCCTTCCGCTCTTCGCCCTGCTTTCCGTCGTCGTCGTGCTGGCCGTCCTGTGGGTAGGCGTGAGGTTCCAGCGCCCGGACGCCGCCGCGTCCGCTCCCGCCGCGGAGGCTGTCGCGCCGGAGGGCCGGACGGTGACGCACGGACAAGGCACCACCGTCGTCCCGTTGAAGCCGCGGCGGGTGGTGGTGTTCGACCTGGTGGCGCTGGACATCCTCCAGGCCCTGGAGGTGGACGTCCACGGCGTAGCGGGCGACATGTTCCCCCAGCACCTGACCCGGTTCCGGGACGCGAAGTACCCGCGCATGGGCACCCTGTTCGAGCCTGACTACGAGGCACTCCAGGCCGCGAAGCCCGACCTCATCATCACCGGGGGCCGCTCCAGCGCGAAGTATGCAAACCTCTCCCGCATCGCGCCCACCATCGACGTGCCGATGAGCGGCAAGGACTTCATCGCCTCGGTGATTGCCAACACGGAGATGCTGGCCAGCGTCTTCGGCAAGGAGGAGAAGGCGCGCGGCCTGATTGAGGACCTGCGCAAGTCGGTGGCGGACCTCCAGCAGGTGACGGCGACCCGTGGCAAGGGCCTGGTCGTGCTCGTCACCGGAGGGCGCATGAGCGCCTATGGCCCGGGTTCGCGCTTTGGCGTCATCCATGGTGACTTCGGCGTGCCCGAGGCCGCCGAGGGCCTGCGCACCTCGCTGCACGGCGAGTCCATCAGCGCGGAGTTCATCCGGGAGAAGAACCCCGACTGGCTGTTCGTCATCGACCGGGACGCCGCCACCGGTCAGAAGGAAGGCAATGCCCGGCAGGTGCTGGACAACGAATTGGTGCGGCAGACGACGGCCTGGCAGAAGAACCAGGTCGTCTACCTGGACCCCGGCGTCACCTACCTGACCGGCGGCGGCATCCTGTCCGTCAAGCAGCTGCGCGACCAGGTCGCGAGCGCCTACACGCAGGCCCAGTAGTCCCTCCCCACCGTGAAGCGCGCGTTCGCCGCCGCCGCCGTCCTCGTCACGCTGGCGGTGGTCAGCCTCCTGATTGGCGCCAGTGACGTGTCCTGGCGCGCCCTCTTCGCTCCCGAGCCGGATGAGCGCGCCCTCCAGGTGCTGGTCATCAGCCGGCTGCCGCGCCTGTTCGCCGTCATGCTGGCGGGCACGTCCCTGGGCGTCGCGGGCCTCATCATGCAGATGATTGCCCGCAACCGCTTCGTGGAGCCCACGACGGCGGGCACCGCAGAGTCCGCCAGCCTGGGCCTGCTGACCGCCACCCTGCTGGCGCCGGGCCTTCCGGTGCTCGGGAAGATGATGGTGGCCACCGTCTTCGCCCTCGCGGGGACGGCGCTGTTCCTGCTGGTGCTGCGGCGCATGCCCCTGCGCTCGGCCCTCATCGTCCCGGTGGTGGGCCTGATTCTGGGCGGCATCATCGATTCGGCGACGACCTTCTTCGCCTATCGGTACGACCTGCTTCAGACGGTCAACGCGTGGACCACCGGCGACTTCTCCACCGTGCTTCGCGGCCGTTACGAGCTGCTGTGGGTGACGCTGGGCCTCACCTGCGCCGCCTACACCGCCGCGGACCGCTTCACCGTGGCCGGCATGGGCGAGACGTTCACCACCAACCTGGGGCTGAACTACCCGCGCATCGTCGCGCTGGGGCTGTTCATCGTCGCCCTGGTGACCGCGATGGTGGTCGTCACGGTGGGCATGATTCCGTTCCTGGGCCTGATTGTCCCCAACCTGGTCAGCATGGTCATGGGCGACAACGCGCGCAGGTCCATTCCCTGGGTCGCGGTGAGCGGCGCCGCGTTCGTGCTGCTCTGCGACATCGTGGGCCGCGTGGTGCGCCACCCGTATGAGATTCCCGGAGGCACCATCGCTGGCGTCATCGGCAGCGTGCTCTTCCTGTACCTCCTGCTGAAGCGAGGCGCCCGTGCCGGCTAGCGCCCCGTCCGTCAACCCCCTGCGGCCCCTGCTCGTGCTGGGCTGCGTGGCCGTGGCCTTCATGGCCCTGTTCATGCTCGTCGACGTGAGCGGCCCGTGGGACTTCGTGCTGCCCTTCCGCGGGAAGAAGGTCGCCACCGCGCTGCTGGTGGGCTACGCCGTCGCCGTCTCCACGGTGCTCTTCCAGACGGTGACGGGCAACCGCGTGCTGACGCCCGCCATCATGGGGTTCGACTACCTGTACGTGCTCATCCAGACGTGCCTGGTGTTCTTCCTGGGCTCCACCACCGTGGCGGGGCTGGACCCCCGGTTCCTGTTCGGCGCGGAGGTCATCATCATGGTGGCCTTCTCCGCCATGCTGCACGGCTGGCTCTTCGGCAGGGCCCGGGGCAACGTCCACCTGCTGCTGCTCAGCGGCGTGGTGATGGGCGTGCTGTTCCGGAGCCTGTCGTCGTTCGTCCAGCGCGTCATCGAGCCCAACGAGTTCATCTTCCTGCAGGACCGCTTCTTCGCCAGCTTCAACGACCCGGAGCACGACCTGCTGCTGCTCTCCGCGGTGCTGACGCTGGGGGTCTCCGTGCTGGGCCTGCGGCTGCTGCGCGCCTGTGACGTCCTGGTGCTGGGCCGGGAGGCCGCCATCAACCTGGGCGTGGACTACCAGCGGACGGTGTCATGGGTGCTGGCGCTGGTGGCCATCCTGGTCGCCGTGTCCACCGCGCTGGTGGGGCCCGTGACGTTCCTGGGGTTGCTGGTGGCCAACATCGCCTACGCGGTGATGCGGACGTATCAGCACGCGTTCGTCCTCCCCGCCGCCGCGCTCATCGCCGCCATCGCCCTGGTCGCTGGGCAGTTCATCCTGGAGCGCGTCTTCCGCCTGGACACCAATCCCCGGGTCATCATCGAGTTCGTCGGTGGGGCGGTGTTCATCGCGATGCTCATGAGAAAGGCCACGAGATGATCGAGGCGAAGAACGTCAGCAAGCGCTACGGTGAAACGCTGGTGGTGGATGGCGTCACCCTGAGCCTGCCCGTGGGCGGCATCACCTCCATCATCGGCCCCAACGGCGCGGGCAAGTCGACCCTGCTGTCCATGATGAGCCGGGTGATGCCCATGTCGTCGGGCAACGTCTGGGTGGACGGGCTGGACGTCACCACCACGCCGGGGGACACACTCGCGAAGCGGCTGGCCATCCTCCGGCAGGACAACCACATCTCCGCCCGGCTGACGGTGCGTGAATTGGTGACCTTCGGCCGCTATCCACACACCAAGGACCGCCCCACCGTGCAGGACCGCGAACACGTGGAGCGGGCCATCGAGCACATGGGGCTGAGCGCGCTCGCCGACCGCTTCCTGGATGAGATGTCCGGCGGCCAGCGTCAGCGCGCCTTCGTGGCCATGGTGCTCTGCCAGGACACGGACCACGTGCTGCTGGACGAGCCGCTCAACGGCCTGGACCTGAAACACGCGGTGTCCATGATGAAGCGGCTCCGGCACGCCGCGGACACGCTGGGCAAGAGCTTCGTGCTGGTGCTGCACGATATCAACTTCGCCTCCTGCTACTCCGACCACATCGTCGCCATGCGCGACGGCAAGGTCGCGTTCCAGGGCCGCCCGGAGGACATCATGCGCCCCGACGTCCTGCGCGCCATCTACGAGCTGGACATCTCCGTGCAGCAGATTGAAGGCGACTGGATTGCCACCCACTACCGGTGATGGCGCGGCGCACCAGCCTCGGAAGCAAGGGGTTTCCACTAATCACAGACACTTGCACTGCCTTCTCGGGCTGTGCCACATTTCACCGCGCTGGCCATGACGTCAGCAGACAGCAAGACGCCACCATCTCAAACCAGGAGTTCGCCATGAAGAAGGCCCTGTACTCTTTGGCTGTGCTGATGCGGTTTGCTCGCGCGGACAAGCTCTCCGCCCCGTATATCTATTACTAATCAAAAGCCGTCAGGCATTGTGCCCTGACGGTTGGGTCTCAAGAGCTGGTCGACGTGGGTGGAGCGCATGGTTCGCTCCACCTGCGCCAGCGGCAGTTCCCCCCCTCCAGGACCCTTTCATGCCACAGGTGCGCCTTCCGCCGGGGCCCCAGGGCCACTTCATTGCTGGCAACCTGGTGGAGTTCTCCGAGGACCCGCTGGGGTTCCTCACCCGCTGCGCCAGGGAGTACGGCGACGTGGTGCGCCTGGGGAAGCGCAACTTCCTCCTCAATCACCCGGACCTGATTGAACGCGTCCTCGTCAACGGCGACGGCAACTTCGTGAAGCTCGCCGGAGTGGGCCAGGGCAAGCGTCACAAAGGCGGCTTTCCCGAAGCGATGATGAACAGCGAGGGCGAGGACTGGCTGCGCAAGCGGCGCCTCGTCCAGCCCGCGTTCCATCGCAAGCACGTGGCCGCGTGTGGTGACACCGTGGTGGCCCTCACCGAAACGATGCTCCAGACGTGGCGTCCGGGCGACGCGCGGGACGTGCACGCGGACGTGTCCGCGCTGGCGCTCGACATCGTCAGCCGCTTCCTCTTCCACACGCCCATCGACGACGAGGCCCGCCACGTGGCCGCCGCCGTGGACGCCGTCATGCGGCACACCGACAGCCCCCTGCGTCCGCCCATCTGGGTGCCCACGCCCACCAACCTCCGCCTGCGCCGCGCCCTGGGCCGGCTCAACACGCTGCTCGCGACGCTCGTGCGCCGCTATCGGGAGCAACCGGAGTCGCGCACGGACCTGCTCGCCCTGCTCCTGTCCGCTCCGGTGCCCCTCTCCGAAACCCAGCTGCGCGATGAGCTGGCGACGATGATCATGTCCGGGCACGAGACGACGGCGGACGCGCTCGTGTGGGCCTGGTACCTGCTGGCCCAGCACCCGGAGGCCGAGGCCCTGCTGGTGGCGGAGCTGGAGACGGTGCTCGGGGGCCGGCTCCCTGGCGCCGAGGACCTTCCCCGCCTGCGCTACACGGAGGCGGTGGTGAAGGAGGCCATGCGCCTGTACTCACCGGCGTGGATTACCAGCCGGGAGGCGCTGCGCGACTGTGAGCTCGGTGGGTTCCACGTCCCGGCGGGCACGATGCTGGCGGTGAGCCAATGGGTCACCCACCGCGACGCGCGCTACTTCGACGCCCCCGAGTCCTTCCGTCCCGAGCGCTGGCTGGCCGAGGACGCCCAGCGCATGCACCGGTACGTCTACTTCCCGTTCGGCGGCGGCCCCCGGTTCTGCATCGGCTCGGTGCTGGCGATGATGGAGACGGTGCTCATCACCGCGTGCGTGGCACGGCGGTTCCGGCTGGAGCTGGCACCGGGCTGCGTGGTGCGGCCCCGGCCGGCGCTCGCGCTCCAGCCGCTCGGAGTCCGGCTGATTCCGCGGCATCGCTCTCACAAAACCCAGGAAGGCGAGGTGCGGCATGCGGCGGGAGCATGAAGGGGCAGCGGTCCGGCGCGAGTTCTTCCGCTCGGCATACCTGCTGGGCGCGCCCTGGGACATCGGACGGCCCCAACGGGCCTTCGTCCAGTTGTGGGAGGCCGGCGCGATTTCCGGCGAGGTGCTCGACGTGGGCTGCGGCTTCGCGGAGAACGCCCTCTTCCTGGCGGCCAAGGGCCTGCCGGTGTGCGGCGTGGACATGATGGAGCCGGCCATCCAGCGGGCACGCGAGACGGCCTCTCTGCGCGGGCTCGACGTGGACCTGCGCGTGGGCAACGCCCTGGAGCTGGCCACGCTGGGCCGGCGCTTCGACACCATCCTTGATTCGGCCCTGCTCCACGTCTTCGAGCCTGGAGACCGGCCCGCGTTCGCCGCCAGCCTCGCGAGCGTGCTCCGGCCCGGCGGACACTACCATGCGCTGTACTTCCGCGACGGGCCGCGCGCCGTTCCACCGGAGGCAGTGAGCGCGACCTTCGGGGAAGGCTGGCGCGTGAAGTCCATCCAGGAGGCGCACTACGAGCAGACCGACCCGGAGGGCGCACAGGCCTGGCTCGCCACCATCGAACGGCTGCCTCCTTCGTCATCGACGGAGGACTGACTCAGGCGCTGGAGCGACCACCGAGAAGCCAGCGAGGGCGCCTTCACTCCGCCAGCAGCTCGCGGAGCCGCGCTTCCAGGAAACGCCGCTCGGGCGCGGTGCGAACCCTTGCCAGTGCCCGCCGGTACGCACTCACGGCCTCGTCCTTGCGCCCCAGACGCCGGAGCAGGTCCGCGCGCGCGGCCGGCAGCAGGTGGTAGTCCGCCAGCCGTCCGGAGGCCTCCAGGTCATCCACCAGGGACAATCCGTGCTCGGGGCCGCGGGCCATCGCCACGGCGGCGGCATGGTTGAGCGCCACCACGGGCCCCGGCGTCAACACCACCAGCCGCGCATACAGCGCGGCAATCTGCGCCCAGTCGGTGTCCTCGGCGCGCGGAGCCTGGGCATGCAGCGCCGCGATGGCCGCCTGCACCGTGTACGGCCCCCGAGCGCCCATGGCGAGCGCGGCCTCCAGCTCCGCCAGTCCTTCGTCCCGCTGCGCGCCATCCCAGAGCGAGCGGTCCTGCCGGTCCAGCAGCACCAGCCCGCCATCCGCCGCCACGCGTGCCCGGCGGCGGGAGTGGTGAAGCAGCATCAACGCCCGCAGGGACGCCACCTCCGCGTCGCCAGGGAGCAGCGAGCGCGCCAGCCGGGCCAGGCGCAGGGCCTCTTCGCAAAGGTCCACTCGCAGCAACGCCGGCCCGTCCGTGGCCGCGTAGCCCTCCGAGAAGACGAGGTAGAGCGTGTGCAGCACGCCCTCGGTGCGCTCCGCCAGTACCTCGGGCTCCGGGATGACGTAGGGAATGCGCGCGGTGCGTATCTTCCGCTGCGCGCGCACCAGCCGCTGGGCCAGCGTGGCGGGTGACACGAGGAAGGCGCGGGCGATCTCCTCCGTCGTCAACCCACACAGGCAACGAAGCGCGAGCGCCACCTGGGCCTCGGGAGACAAGGCGGGGTGACAGCAGGTGAAGAGAAGGCGCAGCGAGTCGTCCGGGAACGTCTGCCATTCGGCGTCGTCCACGGATGGCGCCACCGCCTCCAACGCGCCCACGCGCGCCTCCAGGCGAGCGGACCGCCGCATGCGGTCCACCGCCTTGTTGCGCGCGACGCGCATCAGCCAACCGGCCGGCTCGCGCGGCACACCCTCGCGCGGCCACTGCTTCAAGGCAGCGGCGAAGGCTTCCTGCACCACCTCCTCCGCCGCGCCGAAGTCGCTGTCCAGCACGCGGATGAGCGTGGCCACGATGCGCCCGTAATCCTCACGGTGCGCCCGCTCGAGAATGGAGGGGATGTCCATCATGCCGCGCGGGCCCCGGCGTCAGTCCTGGGGCAGGGTGAATTCCCGCACCGGCCGCACCTCGATGGAGCCGCTGCGCGCGCTGGGAATGCGAGACGCGATGCCAATCGCCTCGTCGAGGTCCCTGGCCTCCACGAGAAAGAAGCCGCCCAGTTGCTCCCGCGTCTCCGCGAATGGGCCGTCGGTCGTCAGTCGCTTGCCGTCGCGGATGCGCACCGTGGTGGCCGCCGCCGTGGGCTCCAGCTCCTCGCCCGAGATGAAGTGCCCGCTCTGCCGGATGGCCTGCTCGAAGGTGCCGTACTCCCCCATCACGCGCTGGACGTCCGCCTCCGACAGCGTCTCGGCGGCCTTCTCGTTCTCGTAGATCATCAGCAGGTACTTCATGGGTCCGTGCCTCACGGGTGAGCGGGAGAAGAGCCTCCCTGCTTCCGTGGTCGAACGAAACCTCCGTGAATCG is a genomic window of Myxococcus virescens containing:
- a CDS encoding FAD-dependent oxidoreductase gives rise to the protein MDEPGHRFGSAVVMGGSMAGLLSARALADHFEKVIILERDSLPGTHAARKGVPQGTHVHVMLDAGHRLLERFFPGLLQDLQDQGAALIDSSRDVAWHHFGVWKSRVPQGLPLLVCTRPFLEWHVLRRVLALPNVEFHGGVSVEGLLTDASHQRVTGVRLKKAGVEEPLEAALVVDATGRGSRAPQWLEALGHARPEEEQVRVDLAYTTRLYEPPAHRQEDWKVLMQYPCPPVNWRAGFISRVEQDRWIVTLNGYFGEHAPTDDEGFLAFARSLPQPDLYACLREARPLGPLTLHKVKESRWRHYERLARFPENWVIVGDAVCAFNPVFGQGMSVAAQGAALLHACIEEQARRFPTTLDGLAQRFRKRLSDTIRLPWFMGTNIDLQYPQAVGQRKPGVGVLHWYIRRMMERSSRDAAVHRQFNRLLHLQAGLGAVLQPSVALPVLADGARALFMPLHARANTDIRPALPASSP
- a CDS encoding siderophore ABC transporter substrate-binding protein, whose amino-acid sequence is MSPSNRRSLPLFALLSVVVVLAVLWVGVRFQRPDAAASAPAAEAVAPEGRTVTHGQGTTVVPLKPRRVVVFDLVALDILQALEVDVHGVAGDMFPQHLTRFRDAKYPRMGTLFEPDYEALQAAKPDLIITGGRSSAKYANLSRIAPTIDVPMSGKDFIASVIANTEMLASVFGKEEKARGLIEDLRKSVADLQQVTATRGKGLVVLVTGGRMSAYGPGSRFGVIHGDFGVPEAAEGLRTSLHGESISAEFIREKNPDWLFVIDRDAATGQKEGNARQVLDNELVRQTTAWQKNQVVYLDPGVTYLTGGGILSVKQLRDQVASAYTQAQ
- a CDS encoding ABC transporter permease, encoding MKRAFAAAAVLVTLAVVSLLIGASDVSWRALFAPEPDERALQVLVISRLPRLFAVMLAGTSLGVAGLIMQMIARNRFVEPTTAGTAESASLGLLTATLLAPGLPVLGKMMVATVFALAGTALFLLVLRRMPLRSALIVPVVGLILGGIIDSATTFFAYRYDLLQTVNAWTTGDFSTVLRGRYELLWVTLGLTCAAYTAADRFTVAGMGETFTTNLGLNYPRIVALGLFIVALVTAMVVVTVGMIPFLGLIVPNLVSMVMGDNARRSIPWVAVSGAAFVLLCDIVGRVVRHPYEIPGGTIAGVIGSVLFLYLLLKRGARAG
- a CDS encoding iron chelate uptake ABC transporter family permease subunit, with protein sequence MPASAPSVNPLRPLLVLGCVAVAFMALFMLVDVSGPWDFVLPFRGKKVATALLVGYAVAVSTVLFQTVTGNRVLTPAIMGFDYLYVLIQTCLVFFLGSTTVAGLDPRFLFGAEVIIMVAFSAMLHGWLFGRARGNVHLLLLSGVVMGVLFRSLSSFVQRVIEPNEFIFLQDRFFASFNDPEHDLLLLSAVLTLGVSVLGLRLLRACDVLVLGREAAINLGVDYQRTVSWVLALVAILVAVSTALVGPVTFLGLLVANIAYAVMRTYQHAFVLPAAALIAAIALVAGQFILERVFRLDTNPRVIIEFVGGAVFIAMLMRKATR
- a CDS encoding ABC transporter ATP-binding protein: MIEAKNVSKRYGETLVVDGVTLSLPVGGITSIIGPNGAGKSTLLSMMSRVMPMSSGNVWVDGLDVTTTPGDTLAKRLAILRQDNHISARLTVRELVTFGRYPHTKDRPTVQDREHVERAIEHMGLSALADRFLDEMSGGQRQRAFVAMVLCQDTDHVLLDEPLNGLDLKHAVSMMKRLRHAADTLGKSFVLVLHDINFASCYSDHIVAMRDGKVAFQGRPEDIMRPDVLRAIYELDISVQQIEGDWIATHYR
- a CDS encoding cittilin family RiPP precursor — translated: MKKALYSLAVLMRFARADKLSAPYIYY
- a CDS encoding cytochrome P450, which gives rise to MPQVRLPPGPQGHFIAGNLVEFSEDPLGFLTRCAREYGDVVRLGKRNFLLNHPDLIERVLVNGDGNFVKLAGVGQGKRHKGGFPEAMMNSEGEDWLRKRRLVQPAFHRKHVAACGDTVVALTETMLQTWRPGDARDVHADVSALALDIVSRFLFHTPIDDEARHVAAAVDAVMRHTDSPLRPPIWVPTPTNLRLRRALGRLNTLLATLVRRYREQPESRTDLLALLLSAPVPLSETQLRDELATMIMSGHETTADALVWAWYLLAQHPEAEALLVAELETVLGGRLPGAEDLPRLRYTEAVVKEAMRLYSPAWITSREALRDCELGGFHVPAGTMLAVSQWVTHRDARYFDAPESFRPERWLAEDAQRMHRYVYFPFGGGPRFCIGSVLAMMETVLITACVARRFRLELAPGCVVRPRPALALQPLGVRLIPRHRSHKTQEGEVRHAAGA
- a CDS encoding class I SAM-dependent methyltransferase, which encodes MRREHEGAAVRREFFRSAYLLGAPWDIGRPQRAFVQLWEAGAISGEVLDVGCGFAENALFLAAKGLPVCGVDMMEPAIQRARETASLRGLDVDLRVGNALELATLGRRFDTILDSALLHVFEPGDRPAFAASLASVLRPGGHYHALYFRDGPRAVPPEAVSATFGEGWRVKSIQEAHYEQTDPEGAQAWLATIERLPPSSSTED
- a CDS encoding RNA polymerase sigma factor is translated as MMDIPSILERAHREDYGRIVATLIRVLDSDFGAAEEVVQEAFAAALKQWPREGVPREPAGWLMRVARNKAVDRMRRSARLEARVGALEAVAPSVDDAEWQTFPDDSLRLLFTCCHPALSPEAQVALALRCLCGLTTEEIARAFLVSPATLAQRLVRAQRKIRTARIPYVIPEPEVLAERTEGVLHTLYLVFSEGYAATDGPALLRVDLCEEALRLARLARSLLPGDAEVASLRALMLLHHSRRRARVAADGGLVLLDRQDRSLWDGAQRDEGLAELEAALAMGARGPYTVQAAIAALHAQAPRAEDTDWAQIAALYARLVVLTPGPVVALNHAAAVAMARGPEHGLSLVDDLEASGRLADYHLLPAARADLLRRLGRKDEAVSAYRRALARVRTAPERRFLEARLRELLAE
- a CDS encoding YciI family protein, yielding MKYLLMIYENEKAAETLSEADVQRVMGEYGTFEQAIRQSGHFISGEELEPTAAATTVRIRDGKRLTTDGPFAETREQLGGFFLVEARDLDEAIGIASRIPSARSGSIEVRPVREFTLPQD